One genomic region from Myripristis murdjan chromosome 7, fMyrMur1.1, whole genome shotgun sequence encodes:
- the znf740b gene encoding zinc finger protein 740b isoform X2, which yields MALMQANSIPGQKKMMSPLGQGQRDSPESHQTHSQHSHSHGHQGHHGQPHHSHMGHPSAGSCPPLLIRKDGDYHSSRMMDEKDMQANQNMQPKKKHKKSGASNKVKEKVEPMLPPMDMGDDSSLKVQKNFICDHCYGAFRSSYHLKRHILTHTGEKPFACDACDMRFIQRYHLDRHKRVHSGEKPYQCDRCHQNFSRTDRLLRHRRLCTVGMSKEENQSCCDSRASGYSQDTPAHTASWSPLQPSNNRLTV from the exons ATGGCACTGATGCAAGCCAACAGCATTCCAGGCCAGAAGAAGATGATGTCACCACTGGGCCAGGGGCAGAGGGACAGTCCTGAGAGCCACCAAACCCACTCacagcacagccacagccacGGGCACCAGGGTCACCACGGCCAGCCGCATCACAGCCACATGGGCCACCCCTCTGCTGGGAGCTGCCCACCCCTG TTGATCCGCAAGGACGGGGATTACCACTCATCAAGAATGATGGATGAAAAGGACATGCAAGCAAACCAGAATATGCAACCcaagaaaaagcacaaaaaatcAGGGGCATCCAACAAAGTTAAAGAGAAAGTGGAG cctaTGCTTCCTCCGATGGATATGGGCGATGACAGTTCCCTGAAAGTCCAGAAGAATTTCATCTGTGATCACTGCTATGGAGCATTCCGGAGTAGCTACCACCTGAAGCGacacatacttacacacacag gggAAAAGCCGTTTGCTTGTGATGCGTGTGATATGCGGTTTATCCAGCGCTACCACCTTGACAGACACAAGAGGGTGCACAGTGGAGAGAAGCCCTACCAGTGCGATCGCTGCCATCAG AACTTCTCACGGACAGACAGGCTGCTGAGGCACCGGCGCTTGTGCACAGTGGGGATGAGCAAAGAGGAGAATCAGTCATGCTGTGACAGTCGAGCGTCCGGGTACTCTCAGGACACCCCCGCCCACACAGCCTCCTGGAGCCCCCTACAACCTTCCAACAACCGCCTGACTGTCTGA
- the znf740b gene encoding zinc finger protein 740b isoform X1 encodes MTHHSNNSVRDHMKWAGLLGCEAVLSSMALMQANSIPGQKKMMSPLGQGQRDSPESHQTHSQHSHSHGHQGHHGQPHHSHMGHPSAGSCPPLLIRKDGDYHSSRMMDEKDMQANQNMQPKKKHKKSGASNKVKEKVEPMLPPMDMGDDSSLKVQKNFICDHCYGAFRSSYHLKRHILTHTGEKPFACDACDMRFIQRYHLDRHKRVHSGEKPYQCDRCHQNFSRTDRLLRHRRLCTVGMSKEENQSCCDSRASGYSQDTPAHTASWSPLQPSNNRLTV; translated from the exons ATGACACACCATTCCAACAACTCTGTTCGAGACCATATGAAATGG GCTGGGTTGCTGGGCTGCGAGGCAGTGCTGTCCAGCATGGCACTGATGCAAGCCAACAGCATTCCAGGCCAGAAGAAGATGATGTCACCACTGGGCCAGGGGCAGAGGGACAGTCCTGAGAGCCACCAAACCCACTCacagcacagccacagccacGGGCACCAGGGTCACCACGGCCAGCCGCATCACAGCCACATGGGCCACCCCTCTGCTGGGAGCTGCCCACCCCTG TTGATCCGCAAGGACGGGGATTACCACTCATCAAGAATGATGGATGAAAAGGACATGCAAGCAAACCAGAATATGCAACCcaagaaaaagcacaaaaaatcAGGGGCATCCAACAAAGTTAAAGAGAAAGTGGAG cctaTGCTTCCTCCGATGGATATGGGCGATGACAGTTCCCTGAAAGTCCAGAAGAATTTCATCTGTGATCACTGCTATGGAGCATTCCGGAGTAGCTACCACCTGAAGCGacacatacttacacacacag gggAAAAGCCGTTTGCTTGTGATGCGTGTGATATGCGGTTTATCCAGCGCTACCACCTTGACAGACACAAGAGGGTGCACAGTGGAGAGAAGCCCTACCAGTGCGATCGCTGCCATCAG AACTTCTCACGGACAGACAGGCTGCTGAGGCACCGGCGCTTGTGCACAGTGGGGATGAGCAAAGAGGAGAATCAGTCATGCTGTGACAGTCGAGCGTCCGGGTACTCTCAGGACACCCCCGCCCACACAGCCTCCTGGAGCCCCCTACAACCTTCCAACAACCGCCTGACTGTCTGA